A window of Ardenticatenales bacterium genomic DNA:
TGGATAGGCTGACCGATATGGCATACCAGTCGGGTCCGCCGCAAATGCTTAAAGTTCTCCCCCACCACATCCGTATTCACCACTGCCACGGGCAGCAGCGGCGCGTTGGTGCGGCTGGCGAGATAAGCGGCCCCATCCTTCGCCTGAATCAGCGCCCCCACGCGGCTGCGCGTCCCCTCCGGAGCCAGACCAAAGACTTCGCCGCTTTCAATCGCCTCAATCGCCTCTTTTAACGCTTTGCGGTCCACTTCGCCACGGTTGATGTAAACCGCGCCCCCCGCCTTCATCAACGGTCCATAAACGATGTTTTTGGCCCATTTTTCGCCCGCGAAGAAGCGAATACGCATGGGCGGAACGGGCAGCGCCAGGAACAGCAGCGGCGCGTCCGCTTTGCTCATATGGTTGGTAACAATGATGAAGGGGCCTTTGGCCGGGATGTTTTCCTGCCCAAAGAAGCGGGCACTGCCCACAATGAACAGCAGCAGGCGCATCACGCCACGGAGGATGTAGAGGAAGATGGTTTGCATTTATGCATCCTTGTTGGTTCATTCTCCAGTTTGGTTCATTCTTGGAGAATGAATCAATCTTGGGGAGAACTAAATTCTGGGCGGCCATTAAGGTTCCGCTTGCAGCCCGTAGGCCGCCAGTTGGTAGGATACGGCCCGCCCACCCGGCGGCGTCATGTCGAAGGAAAAGGGGATTTGCCCGCTTGCCGGCATTTCATCCGTCCAAACATGCTGATAATAACCCGTAACGCGCTCTTGCGCATCATAAAATGTGCCCACCAGCAAAATCTGCGTGGCCGACGCACCGCCCACGTTGGTGATTACCCCGGCCAGTCTCGCCTGATTCTCCCCAAGATTCGCCTCATCCACCGTAACCGCCAGGTCCAGGTAGCGCGTGCCCAGGTCAATGACCGTATCGCCGCCGCTGATGGAGATGCGCGTGCCGGCAAATCCATCGGGACGACGCGGCAGCAAGACGCCAAAGGGGGCACGCTGACCGGGCGGAAGGACGGGCGCGACCACCCAGGCGGTGGTTGTTTGTTGCACATCCCCGACGGCGTCGAGGAGATCAAGGGTTAGTTGTAGGTTTTGTGCCGGCATTTCCCCCTCATTCACCACCTCCCCCAACAACCACAACCCATCCAGCGGCGTCTGATACGGCGTCACACTCACCACCGCCACCCGGATCGGCACCGGTGTGCTGCCCCCACCCTGAAACACAGGCGTCGCCGGCGGCGGCAGCAGCAGCATCTGCCCAATTTGTAGCAAATTCGGACGCACCCCCGGATTCAAAGCCAAAATCTCATCCACCGTGCGATAACTCTTGGCCGCAATCACCCAGATGGTATCCCCCTCCACCACCTGATAGGCAATCGGGGTCGGCGTCGGCGTCTCCGTGGGCGTCGGCAGCGGCGTGGGCGTCGTCTGAATCACGGCCACCGTCGGCGGCGCAACCGTAGCAAAGGACACGCCCACGGCAGGCGTCAGCGTCATCGTCGGTGTGCGCGTGAGGAGCGGTGTCGGCGTGGGCGCAGGTTGGGTGCAGCCCACCAACAGCAGCGCCACACCCCACCACAGCCACGCCCAAAGCCGCCGGGCACGGCTCAACGCCAACCATTGCCCCAGTGACGAACAACGCGAAGCAGGCAAAACAGAACTCATCGCTCGGCGGCCAGCCGCGCCACCATGTCGTCGTAGTAGGGGATGTCCTTCGGTTCACGCCCCAACACGCGCCGACTGAAGAAAAACAGCGCCACGCGCTGCTTCAGCCGATCTTGCTTTTCTCGCAGTTCCCAGTCGGCTTCCGCCGCGAGGCAGGCGGTGTAGTACAGGTCTGTCAGTCGTGTCATGAGGGGGCGCATGTAAATGCCGGCAGTCAACTCATCCATCCCCAACACTTGCTCCACCTCCGCCGCCATCTGTTCCACCGCCTC
This region includes:
- a CDS encoding 1-acyl-sn-glycerol-3-phosphate acyltransferase, which produces MQTIFLYILRGVMRLLLFIVGSARFFGQENIPAKGPFIIVTNHMSKADAPLLFLALPVPPMRIRFFAGEKWAKNIVYGPLMKAGGAVYINRGEVDRKALKEAIEAIESGEVFGLAPEGTRSRVGALIQAKDGAAYLASRTNAPLLPVAVVNTDVVGENFKHLRRTRLVCHIGQPIQLPDLGRRARTSDLAAYTHYIMVHIAGMLPSQYHGYYKDSPALAALLRGEDPWPYCLQAEGVQP
- a CDS encoding LysM peptidoglycan-binding domain-containing protein, whose product is MPASRCSSLGQWLALSRARRLWAWLWWGVALLLVGCTQPAPTPTPLLTRTPTMTLTPAVGVSFATVAPPTVAVIQTTPTPLPTPTETPTPTPIAYQVVEGDTIWVIAAKSYRTVDEILALNPGVRPNLLQIGQMLLLPPPATPVFQGGGSTPVPIRVAVVSVTPYQTPLDGLWLLGEVVNEGEMPAQNLQLTLDLLDAVGDVQQTTTAWVVAPVLPPGQRAPFGVLLPRRPDGFAGTRISISGGDTVIDLGTRYLDLAVTVDEANLGENQARLAGVITNVGGASATQILLVGTFYDAQERVTGYYQHVWTDEMPASGQIPFSFDMTPPGGRAVSYQLAAYGLQAEP